Within the Halomonas sp. HL-93 genome, the region GACCACATCTATTGGTCAGATGCTCAGGGAAAACTCATCGGCGAAGCGATTCAGCGCCATGGTGAGCTGATACTGGCGACTCAACCGCTTGAGGAATTGCCTGCAGGCGCGGTTATCGACGCGCTGCTAAAGGCATTAAAGCAACGACCGGAACCGCTGTTTACCGACAATGTTAAGCAGTTGCAGGGGCGCATGGCGCTTCTTCATCAAGCCTCTCCGAAAGAGTGGCCTGACTGGTCTGATAAAAAACTGGTAGGTAGCCTAGAAGCATGGTTGGCACCTTATATGGAGGGGGTGTCGCGCATGAGTCAGCTCGAAAAAATGCCTTTTCATACCTACTTACTGGGCTCGCTGAAGTGGGATAAGCAGGTATCATTTGAGCGTTTGACGCCTACTTTGCTGACGGTGCCGAGTGGCAAGCAAGTGGCTATTGATTACACGCCTTGCTTGGAGGACCGGCCACCGATTCTGGCGCTTAAGCTTCAAGAAGCGTTTGGATGGCAGGAGACGCCCACTCTTCTCGATGGCCATGTCGCGGTCATGATTCACTTGCTCTCACCGGCCAGGCGTCCCCTTCAAGTCACGCAGGATCTACGTAGTTTCTGGCTTAATGGCTATCCAGAAGTACGTAAAGAAATGCGAGGGCGCTATCCAAAGCACCCATGGCCAGAAGACCCCTTGTCTGCGACAGCCACCTCAAGGACGAACCGGAGACGATAAACGAAAGCTCCGTAATCAGCGCAGCCCTTGTCTGGCAAAGAACGCTAAATCACATTTATTCGGGTATCTCGCCGGGCTTGCGGTAACGGACGCCTTGAGCGCGGCGCTCCTCTTCAGTAAGTCTTTCATCTTCTGGCGGCACGCCTAATAGGGTCTCTTTTGAGCCATCCTCCCAGGTGTAAGTGGTGCACCCAGAAAGCGACACGACCAATAGGCAGGCGGTGAAGGTCGGGGCCAAAATTTTCAATAGTCGAGTATTCATCAGTCGTCTCCTTGGCTTTTGAAAATCAATATTATCAATCAACTATAGAAGCCAGTAGTGTAAAGTGTAAATTAGCAAGTGCTTGATGCGTTTAAAGCGTTGAAAGCTCGTACGGTAACATGTTGGCAGTGAGCTATTGTGAATTAATAAGCATAACCAGAGCATAGCGATAGGCTAGCGGCACTAGCGATCCAAAGAGGTGAGTATGTGGTCGGTAATTAAATCGGTGCTTGCAGCACTCATCGGGGTGCAAAGTGATCGCAAACGGCGTGAGGATTTCAGCCACAAACACCCAGCTATGTTTATTATTGCTTTCATTATCATCACTTTATTGTTCGTTATGGTGCTATGGGGGCTGGCTTTTTTTATTGCAGGTTAAACGAACGGCTTTATTTTTCTTAAATGACGTGAACATTGGCGGGTGTTTTCTATACTACATTTGATAGCGTTTTTCGGTACTTGTCTGTCTAGCACCTAAATTTGGGAAGTGGCGTACCGCCACAACAACAATAACAAGGGGGCTTCAATGCGCTTATGGTGGCGACCATTAGTGGTTTGTGCAGGTGTGTTAAGTAGTGCTGCTTGCTTCGCCCAATCGTGGAATATGCCCATTGGTGTGACCAATGTGAGTCGTGAGATCCACGGCCTTCACATGACCATTTTTTGGATATGTGTCGCCATTGGGGTGGTGGTCTTTGGAGCCATGTTTTATTCGCTTGCGCGCTACCGTCATGCACGGGGAGCCAAAGCGGCCCACTTTCATGAGAACACCAAGGTAGAAATACTTTGGACGGTAATTCCCGTTCTTATTCTCGTCGGCATGGCCGTGCCTGCTACGGCTACACTGAAAGATATGTACGATGCGTCCGATGCTGAGTTGGACGTCATGATAACGGGCCAGCAATGGCGTTGGCGTTATGAATATCTGGGCGAGGATGTGGCCTTTAATTCCAATCTTAGTACGCCCCGTAGCCAAATTGGTGGCGACGAAAGCCGAGGAGAGCATTATCTGCTAGAAGTGGACGAGCCTCTTGTTCTACCGATTAACCGTAAAATTCGTTTTTTGATGACCTCTGACGACGTTATTCACTCCTGGTGGGTGCCTGACCTGGCCGTTAAGCAAGACACTATTCCTGGGTTTATAAACGAAAACTGGGTCAAAATTAACGAGCCGGGCATCTATCGGGGGCAATGTGCAGAGCTTTGCGGCATTGACCACGGGTTTATGCCTGTGGTGGTTCAAGCAATGGAAGAAGACGCCTTTGATGAATGGATTGCGGAGCGTAAACAAGCAGCTGAGCAAGAATCTCAAGGCGTTGATCGCGAGTGGGCCATGGATGAGTTGATGGAAAGGGGGGAAACGGTTTACGAGTCGATATGTGCATCGTGCCATGAATCGGATGGAGAGGGGTCTCCACCGGCATTTCCGGCGCTCGCGGGTAATCAACAGTTAATTGATGATCTCGATTGGCATTTAGATAAAGTTATCAATGGTGTTTCTGGGGCGGCGATGCCGGCGTTCCGCAGCACCTTGAATCCGGCTGAAATTGCTGCGGTAGTTACTTATACCCAAAACGCATGGGGTAATGACACCCAAGAGCAAGTTCAGCCCGCAAGCGTTGCAGAACAAATCGACCCATAGATGTACTGCAGGTAAAACCGATAATAATATGTTTGGAGACGGATATGGCACCAAAGATACCTCTGCAGTCGACGCTACAGAATAGCGAGTCAATAGCCAGCGCTGGTGGTGTTAGCCACCATGCGTCGTCGCCAACAGGTTGGCGGCGTTGGGTTTTAACCACTAACCATAAAGAAATTGGCACGCTTTATTTAATTTTTTCTTTATCCATGTTTTTTGTTGGCGGTATCTTCGCGCTTGTGGTTCGTGCGGAGCTATTTCAGCCGGGCTTGCAGTTAGTCAATCCTGAGTTTTTTAATCAGATGACAACGATGCATGGCCTTATTATGGTGTTTGCCGCTGTTATGCCAGCCTTTACAGGGCTAGCTAACTGGATGATTCCATTGCAAATCGGCGCACCTGATATGGCACTGCCGCGATTGAATAACTTTAGTTTTTGGCTTCTGCCTGTAGCGTTTACATTGCTACTTTCCACACTATTAATGCCGGGGGGTGGTCCGAATTTCGGCTGGACGTTCTATGCGCCCTTGTCTACGACCTATGCTCCGGCATCGACAACCTTTTTTATTCTCGCTTTACACATCGCTGGGATTAGTTCGATTTTGGGCGCGATTAATATTATCGCTACCATTTTAAACATGCGTGCACCTGGCATGCGTCTGATGGATATGCCTCTATTTGTGTGGACTTGGTTAATCACCGCTTTCTTACTCATTGCAGTGATGCCGGTTTTGGCGGGCGTCATTACGATGATGCTGATGGATATTAACTTTGGGACTAGTTTTTTCGATGCGGGTGGGGGCGGTGACCCTGTGCTTTTTCAGCACCTTTTTTGGTTTTTTGGTCATCCTGAAGTTTACATAATGATTTTGCCAGCTTTTGGTATTGTGTCGGCGATCATTCCCACTTTCGCCCGAAAGCCGCTTTTTGGGTACGCCTCCATGGTATATGCAACCGCTGCCATTGCTCTATTATCATTTCTGGTATGGGCGCACCATATGTTTGTAGTGGGGTTGCCTTTGGTCGCTGAATTATTCTTTATGTATTCGACGATGCTGATCGCCGTACCTACGGGGGTTAAAGTTTTCAATTGGGTGACAACCCTTTTTCGGGGCTCAATTAGTTTTGAGTCGCCAATGTTATTCGCGCTTGCTTTCGTAGTGTTATTTACCATCGGCGGGTTTTCGGGGTTAATGCTTGCTATTGCACCAGCTGATTTTCAATATCACGACACCTATTTTGTTGTGGCTCATTTTCATTACGTTTTAGTCCCAGGCGCCATCTTTGCCATTATGGCGGGGGTATATTACTGGCTGCCCAAATGGACAGGGCACTATCCAAACGAGACGCTTGCAAAGTGGCATTTCTGGTTTTCCGTTATTGGTGTTAACTTGACATTCTTCCCTATGCATTTTGCCGGTTTAGCCGGCATGCCCAGAAGGATACCGGACTATGCTCTTCAGTTTGCTGACTTTAATTTGGTCTCCAGTATAGGCGCTTTCTTTTTTGGCACGTCGCAACTGCTTTTCGTGCTGGTAATCGTTTTATGCGTGAAAGGGGGGAAGCAAGCACCTGCTCAAGCATGGGAAGGTGCGGTCGATTTAGAGTGGACGGTACCTAGCCCGGCCCCTTTACATACGTTCGAGACGCCTCCTGTATTTCGTCCGGCAGAAAAATAAGTAGTTAATCCCACTATGTAGCATTACATGGAGAGGTATATGCATTCATACCAAGCAGATGGGGTTAAGAAAACGGTCACTAAGACAATTTTCGCTTTGGTGGGTATGTTTGCTTTTGCTTTTTCGCTGGTTCCACTGTACGACGTTTTTTGCGATGTAACGGGTATCAATGGCAAGGTGAGTACGACAGCGAAACGTGCTTTAGGCGACGACGTTAATAGCGAACGTTATGTGACGGTTCAGTTTATTACGCGCACGAGTGCCGGGCTGCCTTGGCAACTAGGGGTTGAAAGCCACCAAGTACAGGTTCATCCAGGCCAAACGACTGAGATTGATTTTACGTTTTCCAATCGCAGCCAGTCGGTTAGCTGGGGGCGGGCTGTGCCCAGTGTTAGTCCCTCTTCTGCAACAGCGCATGTGCGTAAGGTGAGTTGCTTTTGTTTCCAGGAGCAACGACTCGAGGCTAATGAAAGCCTTACAATTCCACTTGTTTTTCAATTAGACAATACATTGCCAAAGGATATAGCGACCGTTACATTGGTATATACGCTATACCCCATAAAAGAAAATGATGATAGCCCAGTTGTAGCAAAAAACATGAATAACAAAAATGGGGAGATTTGATATGAGTGGCGCTAGCTATTACGTTCCTGCAACAAGTCGCTGGCCGATATTAGGGTCTCTGGCAGTTGGTTTGCTGATGATAGGTTTAGGCGCGCAGCTTGTTTATGGTACCACTGCGCTGGTAATCGCAATAGGCTTTCTTTCGATTGTGACTGTAATGGCATTTTGGTTTCGAGATGTCATTAAAGAGTCTCATCTCGGGCTTTATAATAACCAAATGGATCGCTCATTCCGTTGGGGGATGGGGTGGTTCATTTTTTCTGAAGTGATGTTTTTTGCTGCTTTTTTTGGTGCTTTATTTTACGTTAGAACGTTTGCCATTCCATGGTTAGGCGGTGAAGGTACGAAAGGTGTATCTGCACTTTTATGGCCAAACTTTATAGCCGAATGGCCTTTATTGAGCCCGCCTGACGCTTCCATTTCGGGGCCTGATAATGTATTCAGTCCCTGGCAGTTGCCGTTGGTGAATACTTTGTTATTGGTTACCTCAAGTATCACCTTAACGATTGCGCACGAGGCACTTAAAGAGGGGCATCGCTCAGTATGTAGGAATTGGCTGGCGGGCACTGTTTTGCTTGGTTGTTGTTTTATTTTTATTCAAGGTGTCGAATATTATGAAGCTTATCAACATTATGGCATTACACTGGAAGCTGGTATTTTTGGCTCTACGTTCTTTATATTAACGGGTTTTCACGGTGTTCACGTTATTATTGGCACTTTGATTCTTATGGTGATGTTGGTGCGTGTTTTCCGTGGCCATTTTTCGGATTCTCAGCACTTTGCTTTCGAGGCATCTTGCTGGTATTGGCATTTTGTCGACGTTGTATGGCTGGGGTTGTTTATCTTTGTTTATGTGGTTTGAGTTATCAAGTGAGTTGGCCGCTCAAAAAGCCATACGTAATAAGTACTAAGAGTAGGGCGGCGAAGCTTATTCGCCACTTCAATGAGGTGAGTAGCCGCTTGGACGATGTGCCGTCGCGTAACAGGTAACCAGCACCTGCCGCTAAACTAAGCAACATGGCGATAAAAATAATGATAATGAGTGATTTAAGTAGCATAAAAAAACGTTCCTTATATCGCTGGCGTCAATATGGCTGGTATGCCTTTTGGCTTTCGTTGGTTTTGTTAGGTGGGTTCCTCGGTGTATGGCAATGGGACCGAGCCGACAACAAACAAGCAGCGGCATCGGCGCGAGCCAGTGCCCCAGCCCTTGTTGACCCCCAAACCCAGCCCATTGAAGGGGCAGACGTTACGCTCAACGGAGAGTATATGCCTGAACATACCTTTTTTTTAGATAATCGTATCCTTGAGGGGCGTTTGGGTGTCGCCGTTTTAACGCCGTTAAAAGATAAATTTGGTCATTACTGGCTGATTCAGCGCGGTTTTATTGAAACCGGCACGAGTCGCGACCCTCCTAGTGTATCGACACCTGACCGACAGGTCTCATTAACGGGCGAATGGCAGTCTGCAAAGGATGATGGCTTGCTGTTTGGACCAAACATTGAGGGGACTCGGCTGCAGCAAATTAGCTTAGCGCCTTGGCAAGGTGTAATACCAGATTTTCGTTATCAAGGGTGGGTGCATGCGCAAGATGGTGGCGGTGTCTTTTCAGAATGGTGGCAGGCCAATGTGATGCCGGCCAGTAGGCATCTTGCCTATGCATTTCAGTGGTGGGGGCTTGCGCTCGTCGCGCTAATTACGATGTGGATAGGTGGACGATATTTTAACTCTGAACGTGGACACAATAAGGAGACTTAATGGCCGCCCTCAATTCGGCTAATCGTCAGCGAGTTAAGCTGTTGCTGATATTCATTATTTTTGCTGCTCCTATTGTCACTGCTTGGGGAATGGTTGAGTGGCGAGTGGGGGTTCCACAGCAAAGTATCGCCAATGGTTCGCCAGCTGAGCAAATACCATCACTCGAGGACTGGCCCATTGACACAGAGGCAAATTTTGCTACTTCGCAAAAACAGTGGACGCTAGCCTTTGATTGTTCGCAGCAGTGTGCTGAACGTCGGGATGTTCTGTGGCGGATGCATCGCGCTTTGGGGCGTGACGCTGATCGCTTAACGCGCCTACGTATTGGAGGAGATGATGAAACCTTGCCTGGTGAGCAACTGGCACGTTGGCATGAATCTCCACCTTGGCGGAAAGCGAATAGTGTATGGCTTATCGATCCAGAAGGACGTCCTGCACTGTCATTCCCAGCTTCTATTTCAGTGGAGAAAATACTCGATGATACACAGCACTTATTCAAGGTAAACGCTAGGTAGTTCAGAGCTAATATTTGCCGTGGAGGGGACTCAATGGTTAATCATCAGCGTATTGCCGTCATAAAGGCACTCTCCTTCATTGGTATCGCCTTAACTGCTTTAGTGATGTTGGTAGGTGCCTGGACACGCTTATCCGACGCTGGCCTTGGCTGTCCGGATTGGCCTGGTTGCTATGGTCAGTGGGTAGTGCCCACGGCATATGATGCGGCTGTAAGCTATCCAGCCTTTCCGCTAGAAGCTTCAAAAGCGTGGCTTGAGATGTTTCATCGTTATATCGCGACGCTGCTAGGTGCTACCGCGATATTGCTGCTGTGGCTAGGCTGGCCATTTAGAAGAGCTAAGCACTATCCGTGGCGCATTAGTGTGCTTTTGTTACTTGTTATCGTGGCTCAAGGGATTTTTGGCGCGCTGACTGTAACGCTCACATTGTGGCCCCAAGTTGTAACGCTACATTTATTAGGTGGCATGGGAATTCTATCGATTTTTGTCTGGCTGCACTGTCGTTTGAAAGCCTTGCAAAACGGTACCTATAGAACACCCAGTAAGGCATCTGTGTATTGGTGGCTAGTAGCGGTTTTATTACTTGGTCAGTTAGCGTTGGGTGGCTGGGTTTCGAGCAATTATGCGGGGATATCATGTCAGGGCTTCCCGTCTTGTAATACGCAATGGTGGCCGGACATGGACCTTAGTGAGGGGTTCCATCTAACTCAAACCGTAGGTCCCAATTATTTATACGGCAAGCTACATGCTGATGCGCGAACGGCCATTCACATGGTGCATCGCCTATGGGGTGGCTTATTGGGGGTGGCTATCCTGATGTTGTGGTGGCGATACCGTCATTATAAAGCGGCGGGAGGTTTGGTAGGTGTATTAAAAATGTACTGTCTTCAAGTCACGCTAGGTATTGCCAGCGTTCTTTTGTGGTTGCCACTTTGGTTAGCACTACTACACACCGCAGGGGCTATGGCGCTTACTGTCAGCTATTTACTTGCTTGGTGGCGGTGGCGCTATGGCCCGCTTGGCAATGAGACTGCACATTTCAGTGCCTCGTCATTGCGTCGTTATCGGCCATTTGAGGTGTTGACCCATAATGCTGCGCGTGCACGCGCTGACATCGTAACGCCTGATGCCAGCCGGTCAGCACGTTTCGATTGAGGTTGTGTGTTTTCATGAAGGTGTTGTTTTAAGAGCTAATACTCAAAAATACCGGCCCTAAGGTTTTTTCGATATTGCTAAAATGCATATATGGCGCCAAAAGGGTATATCTTGTACGTACTCAATGGTATAAGGTGTACAAATCTAGTAAAGCAATTGATAAGTTTGGGTAAGGAGTATCATGGGTCTGACGAGCGCAATGTTACTTTTGTTCGTCGCGATAGTGGTCATTTTAGGCTTGGCGGGTTATGCCTATCGCCTACGTCAGGAAGTAAAGCGTCGTGATGCCTTTCGCGTTGCAGAAGACCAGCGTGCACAGCTTAACAGCTTGGAAAATCTTGATTGGGTGACGGCTGCATTGGTCCAGGAACAAGTTGATGTGACCGAAGGTGCCTGGCGCTGCAAAGTGTTGCTTGAAATTATTGACCCAAATTTAACTGAGAAACCTGAGTTTAAAGCCTTTTCCGATCATTATCAGCTCACAAAACATCTGAAAACCCATTCTGCACGGCAGCAACTAACGCCGCGTGAGCGCATGCAAGAAGACCGTGAGCGCCTAGCAGCTGAGGAACAGATGCGTAGCGCTGTGTTAGCGGCTGCACAGGCCGTTATTACATGGCGCAAAAAAGGCGGGCAGGGGCTTCATTGAGCTGTCAATGGATTGATCGTCCATATTTTTTTAGCATAGCCGTTGGTATTTAGTGCTCTCTACACTTATTTTGCTATGCTGAAGGGTGTTGGTCAGCAACAAGTTGATATATCGACAACTTGCTTACGAACATTGGTTTGGTACCGTGGGCAATAGCTTGGCATCGAGGGAGGCCAACTTGTACGATGTTAAGCAGGCGAAAAATGGATGCTCTCGCTTTAAAAAAAGAAGCATTATATAGATTTGGTCACTAATGGCCATGTCAGCATTGGATCAAGAAGGAGTCTTGTATGAAAAAATCAACGACTGGCTTACTAATCGGTTCCGCTTTGGTAGTTGGCCTTTCCGGCTGTGCTAGCTCTGCCTCCCAGTCTTCTGGGCAAAGCCAAGCGAGCGCTAGTGGAGACCGTAGCTGGTATCAGCACCCTGCCATTTGTGGGTTGGCAGGCAGTATTATTGGCGGCAGCATCGGTTACGCAACGAGCGGTAGCTCTGATGAAGATACTGGTACGGTTGTTGGCGCAACAACGGGTGCCACAATTGGTGGGTTGCTGTGTGCGGATAAAACTCCTGAGCCTGAAGAACCGCAATGTCCGAGTTTCGATGGTGACATCCCTGCAGGCGCCGCTGTTGACGCTGAAGGTTGCCCGTTAGATTCTGATGATGACGGCGTACCCGACTTCCGTGATCAGTGCCCAGGTACCCCTGCGGGTGTTGAGGTTGACGCTGACGGCTGCCCGATCGATTCAGACGAAGACGGTGTACCGGACTATCGTGATCAGTGCCCCAACACACCGGCTGGCGAAGAAGTTAACTCACTAGGTTGCCCTGAAAGCGTTGTGCTTGAAGATGTAAACTTTGAGTTTGATTCTGCCCAGCTGACTTCTGAAGCGCGTAACGTGCTTAATGGTGTTGCCGAGCGTCTGGTTAATAACCCCGATGTTCGCGTTCGCATCGAAGGCCACACCGATTCAGTTGGTTCTGCTGAGTACAATAAAGAGCTTTCTCAAGCACGTGCTGAATCCGTGACCGACTACCTCGCTACTCGTGGCGTTGAGTCAGATCGCATGATGGCTGAAGGCTTCGGTGAAGAGCAGCCAGTTGCAACCAATGACACTGATGCAGGTCGCGCTGAAAACCGTCGCGTAGAGCTGGATGAGTGGAATTAAGGTAAGCAGTTAGCGCGTTTACCTAACGGTTTACCACGCGTTAATTTAAATGAAGCGGAGGGCCTTAAGCCTTCCGCTTTTTATTTATGCTAGGGCTAACATCTGTTAGCCTTGTCGCCTGATTTAGTATTTAACTATCTTCGACATCATTGATAGCGAAATGTGATCCTTGGTATGGATCACCACTGCGCTCAAGGACAATTTGTATGCCCATTGTGACACTGCCAGACGGCAGTCAGAGAACGTTTGATGTACCGCTTTCCATTATGCAGCTGGCAGAGTCCATTGGCCCTGGTTTGGCTAAGGCCTGTGTTGCTGGAAAGATAGACGGTGTATTGGTTGATGCCGCGGACTTAATTGAGAAAGATGCCCAGGTGGCAATTCTTACTGCCCGTGACCCTGAAGGGCTGGATGTTATCCGGCACTCCTGCGCCCATTTGATTGGTCACGCAGTCAAACAACTATATCCCAATGCCAAAATGGCTATCGGGCCGGTCATCGAAGATGGTTTCTATTACGATATCGAATTTGGCAACTCAGTGTCGCCTGATGATTTGGATGCGATTGAAGCACGCATGAAAGCACTGATTGAGCATGAATATGACGTTGTTCGAGAATACGTCGATCGTGATCAAGCCATGCTGACCTTCCTGCATCGTGATGAGCCTTATAAGCAAGAGATCATTCGCGATATTCCCGAAGATGCTACCATCCGCCTGTATCATCATGAAGAATACACTGACATGTGTCGTGGCCCTCATGTGCCTAATACACGTCACCTCAAGGCATTTAAACTGACCAAGCTAGCGGGCGCTTATTGGCGCGGTGATGCCTCGAACGCCATGTTGACGCGGATTTATGGCACGGCTTGGGGAGATAAAAAGCAGCTCAAGGCCTACTTGAAGCGGTTAGAAGAAGCAGAAAAACGTGATCACCGGAAATTGGCCCGCAAAATGGACCTTTTTCACTTGCAAGAAGAAGCGCCGGGTATGGTGTTCTGGCACCCCAACGGCTGGACGATGTACCAAGCGCTGGAAGATTACATGCGCCAAATCCAGCGCGAACACGGGTATCAGGAAATAAAAACGCCCCAGGTCGTGGACCTGTCCCTGTGGAAGAAATCAGGCCACTGGGGGCACTACAATGAGCTGATGTTCACCACCGAATCTGAGAAACGGGAGTACGCGGTTAAGCCGATGAACTGCCCTTGCCACGTGCAAGTCTTTAACCAAGGGCTCAAAAGCTATCGTGATTTACCACTCCGTTTGGCAGAGTTTGGTAGCTGCCACCGCAATGAACCATCTGGCTCCTTACACGGTCTGATGCGCGTACGAGGGTTTACCCAAGACGATGCGCACATTTTTTGTACCGAAAGCCAGATTCAATCTGAAGCGGAAGCCTTCATTGCGTTAACGCTGCAAGTATATAAAACGCTGGGTTTTGAGGATGTAGAGCTTAAGCTCTCGACGCGGCCTGACGATTTTCTTGGCGAAGCGGTCATGTGGGAC harbors:
- a CDS encoding DUF2489 domain-containing protein; the protein is MGLTSAMLLLFVAIVVILGLAGYAYRLRQEVKRRDAFRVAEDQRAQLNSLENLDWVTAALVQEQVDVTEGAWRCKVLLEIIDPNLTEKPEFKAFSDHYQLTKHLKTHSARQQLTPRERMQEDRERLAAEEQMRSAVLAAAQAVITWRKKGGQGLH
- the thrS gene encoding threonine--tRNA ligase — its product is MPIVTLPDGSQRTFDVPLSIMQLAESIGPGLAKACVAGKIDGVLVDAADLIEKDAQVAILTARDPEGLDVIRHSCAHLIGHAVKQLYPNAKMAIGPVIEDGFYYDIEFGNSVSPDDLDAIEARMKALIEHEYDVVREYVDRDQAMLTFLHRDEPYKQEIIRDIPEDATIRLYHHEEYTDMCRGPHVPNTRHLKAFKLTKLAGAYWRGDASNAMLTRIYGTAWGDKKQLKAYLKRLEEAEKRDHRKLARKMDLFHLQEEAPGMVFWHPNGWTMYQALEDYMRQIQREHGYQEIKTPQVVDLSLWKKSGHWGHYNELMFTTESEKREYAVKPMNCPCHVQVFNQGLKSYRDLPLRLAEFGSCHRNEPSGSLHGLMRVRGFTQDDAHIFCTESQIQSEAEAFIALTLQVYKTLGFEDVELKLSTRPDDFLGEAVMWDQAEQGLEAALNATGLEWDLQPGEGAFYGPKIEFALRDCLNRVWQCGTLQLDFNLPGRLGAQYVAEDGSRKTPVMLHRAILGSFERFLGILIEHYAGAMPLWLAPQQVIVMTITDAQRDYALALEQRLQKNGMRAKADLRNEKIGFKIREHTLQKIPYLLVVGDKEVDADSVAVRTRSGEDLGTMTVDAFIERFGTERAALATSSIA
- a CDS encoding DUF2970 domain-containing protein; amino-acid sequence: MWSVIKSVLAALIGVQSDRKRREDFSHKHPAMFIIAFIIITLLFVMVLWGLAFFIAG
- a CDS encoding OmpA family protein → MKKSTTGLLIGSALVVGLSGCASSASQSSGQSQASASGDRSWYQHPAICGLAGSIIGGSIGYATSGSSDEDTGTVVGATTGATIGGLLCADKTPEPEEPQCPSFDGDIPAGAAVDAEGCPLDSDDDGVPDFRDQCPGTPAGVEVDADGCPIDSDEDGVPDYRDQCPNTPAGEEVNSLGCPESVVLEDVNFEFDSAQLTSEARNVLNGVAERLVNNPDVRVRIEGHTDSVGSAEYNKELSQARAESVTDYLATRGVESDRMMAEGFGEEQPVATNDTDAGRAENRRVELDEWN
- a CDS encoding SURF1 family protein, which produces MSDLSSIKKRSLYRWRQYGWYAFWLSLVLLGGFLGVWQWDRADNKQAAASARASAPALVDPQTQPIEGADVTLNGEYMPEHTFFLDNRILEGRLGVAVLTPLKDKFGHYWLIQRGFIETGTSRDPPSVSTPDRQVSLTGEWQSAKDDGLLFGPNIEGTRLQQISLAPWQGVIPDFRYQGWVHAQDGGGVFSEWWQANVMPASRHLAYAFQWWGLALVALITMWIGGRYFNSERGHNKET
- a CDS encoding DUF2909 family protein, with protein sequence MLLKSLIIIIFIAMLLSLAAGAGYLLRDGTSSKRLLTSLKWRISFAALLLVLITYGFLSGQLT
- a CDS encoding COX15/CtaA family protein gives rise to the protein MVNHQRIAVIKALSFIGIALTALVMLVGAWTRLSDAGLGCPDWPGCYGQWVVPTAYDAAVSYPAFPLEASKAWLEMFHRYIATLLGATAILLLWLGWPFRRAKHYPWRISVLLLLVIVAQGIFGALTVTLTLWPQVVTLHLLGGMGILSIFVWLHCRLKALQNGTYRTPSKASVYWWLVAVLLLGQLALGGWVSSNYAGISCQGFPSCNTQWWPDMDLSEGFHLTQTVGPNYLYGKLHADARTAIHMVHRLWGGLLGVAILMLWWRYRHYKAAGGLVGVLKMYCLQVTLGIASVLLWLPLWLALLHTAGAMALTVSYLLAWWRWRYGPLGNETAHFSASSLRRYRPFEVLTHNAARARADIVTPDASRSARFD
- a CDS encoding cytochrome c oxidase subunit 3, producing MSGASYYVPATSRWPILGSLAVGLLMIGLGAQLVYGTTALVIAIGFLSIVTVMAFWFRDVIKESHLGLYNNQMDRSFRWGMGWFIFSEVMFFAAFFGALFYVRTFAIPWLGGEGTKGVSALLWPNFIAEWPLLSPPDASISGPDNVFSPWQLPLVNTLLLVTSSITLTIAHEALKEGHRSVCRNWLAGTVLLGCCFIFIQGVEYYEAYQHYGITLEAGIFGSTFFILTGFHGVHVIIGTLILMVMLVRVFRGHFSDSQHFAFEASCWYWHFVDVVWLGLFIFVYVV
- the coxB gene encoding cytochrome c oxidase subunit II, which encodes MRLWWRPLVVCAGVLSSAACFAQSWNMPIGVTNVSREIHGLHMTIFWICVAIGVVVFGAMFYSLARYRHARGAKAAHFHENTKVEILWTVIPVLILVGMAVPATATLKDMYDASDAELDVMITGQQWRWRYEYLGEDVAFNSNLSTPRSQIGGDESRGEHYLLEVDEPLVLPINRKIRFLMTSDDVIHSWWVPDLAVKQDTIPGFINENWVKINEPGIYRGQCAELCGIDHGFMPVVVQAMEEDAFDEWIAERKQAAEQESQGVDREWAMDELMERGETVYESICASCHESDGEGSPPAFPALAGNQQLIDDLDWHLDKVINGVSGAAMPAFRSTLNPAEIAAVVTYTQNAWGNDTQEQVQPASVAEQIDP
- a CDS encoding cytochrome c oxidase assembly protein, with product MHSYQADGVKKTVTKTIFALVGMFAFAFSLVPLYDVFCDVTGINGKVSTTAKRALGDDVNSERYVTVQFITRTSAGLPWQLGVESHQVQVHPGQTTEIDFTFSNRSQSVSWGRAVPSVSPSSATAHVRKVSCFCFQEQRLEANESLTIPLVFQLDNTLPKDIATVTLVYTLYPIKENDDSPVVAKNMNNKNGEI
- the ctaD gene encoding cytochrome c oxidase subunit I — protein: MAPKIPLQSTLQNSESIASAGGVSHHASSPTGWRRWVLTTNHKEIGTLYLIFSLSMFFVGGIFALVVRAELFQPGLQLVNPEFFNQMTTMHGLIMVFAAVMPAFTGLANWMIPLQIGAPDMALPRLNNFSFWLLPVAFTLLLSTLLMPGGGPNFGWTFYAPLSTTYAPASTTFFILALHIAGISSILGAINIIATILNMRAPGMRLMDMPLFVWTWLITAFLLIAVMPVLAGVITMMLMDINFGTSFFDAGGGGDPVLFQHLFWFFGHPEVYIMILPAFGIVSAIIPTFARKPLFGYASMVYATAAIALLSFLVWAHHMFVVGLPLVAELFFMYSTMLIAVPTGVKVFNWVTTLFRGSISFESPMLFALAFVVLFTIGGFSGLMLAIAPADFQYHDTYFVVAHFHYVLVPGAIFAIMAGVYYWLPKWTGHYPNETLAKWHFWFSVIGVNLTFFPMHFAGLAGMPRRIPDYALQFADFNLVSSIGAFFFGTSQLLFVLVIVLCVKGGKQAPAQAWEGAVDLEWTVPSPAPLHTFETPPVFRPAEK